From a single Arachnia propionica genomic region:
- a CDS encoding FHA domain-containing protein, which produces MAFEGVLRWSEGRWIAVAWQKGFALLSPRAGLPVAELLFSRMREKSELGVFIRTLSEHTGAGFLELPPFAVAVSDGERWHLAVRGSLTLKVVSPAGNEPLCGEGVATWAERVVSDVTALHLGRVAATSRPLMGGIVQAQGVGFGDLPEGYRDDDEPDELACAEDQLVSEEDAPAPRHGPALPSDEELLMGDTVSDASETSRPRRPELSEVVARFCTIGHPNPPERSRCFVCDQPVLGEAQSTGRPQLGWLKVPHADPIPLLESMIIGRHPRANALTLPEPPKLLALQYRHVSGSHLAILLDGWRVLALDLASRNGTCVRRRAKPPVRLPQRPITLLPGDVIDMGHDLLLHLDRIP; this is translated from the coding sequence ATGGCGTTCGAAGGCGTGCTGCGATGGAGTGAGGGGCGGTGGATCGCTGTTGCTTGGCAGAAGGGATTTGCGCTGCTCTCACCCAGGGCAGGATTGCCCGTGGCGGAGCTTTTGTTCTCCAGGATGCGGGAGAAATCAGAGCTCGGAGTATTCATCAGAACCCTTTCTGAGCACACAGGAGCGGGGTTCCTGGAATTACCACCGTTCGCCGTTGCCGTCTCCGATGGCGAGCGATGGCATCTGGCAGTGCGGGGTTCCCTAACCCTGAAAGTCGTGAGTCCTGCCGGCAACGAGCCACTTTGTGGTGAGGGGGTCGCGACGTGGGCGGAGCGGGTCGTCTCTGATGTGACGGCGTTGCACCTGGGACGGGTCGCCGCGACGTCAAGACCTCTGATGGGAGGCATCGTGCAGGCTCAAGGGGTGGGATTCGGGGATTTGCCGGAGGGATATCGGGATGATGATGAGCCGGACGAGCTCGCGTGCGCAGAGGATCAGCTGGTGAGCGAGGAGGACGCACCGGCACCCAGACACGGTCCTGCGCTCCCCAGCGATGAGGAGCTGCTGATGGGGGACACCGTCTCCGATGCGTCGGAAACCAGCAGACCTCGCCGTCCCGAACTCTCCGAGGTGGTTGCCCGTTTCTGCACGATTGGACATCCCAACCCGCCGGAGAGGTCGCGATGTTTCGTGTGCGATCAGCCGGTGCTGGGGGAAGCGCAGAGCACCGGGCGCCCTCAACTCGGTTGGTTGAAGGTGCCACACGCTGATCCGATTCCACTGCTCGAGTCCATGATCATCGGACGACACCCCCGAGCCAATGCGCTTACCCTGCCAGAGCCCCCGAAACTGTTGGCCCTGCAGTATCGGCATGTTTCCGGTAGTCACCTGGCGATTCTGCTGGATGGGTGGCGTGTTCTGGCGCTGGATCTGGCCAGCAGGAACGGCACCTGTGTGCGACGCAGAGCCAAACCACCCGTGCGCTTGCCCCAAAGGCCCATTACCCTGCTGCCTGGAGACGTGATCGACATGGGTCACGATCTGCTTCTACATCTTGATCGGATTCCTTGA
- a CDS encoding PP2C family protein-serine/threonine phosphatase codes for MTGPRMTLRCAAATHPGLRRPANEDTVLAAHPVFLVADGMGGHAGGELASRAVISAFRELVGKTWVTVQDIAAAVQRAADRVECLGCGDGAPGSTLAGAASARRAGIACWLLFNIGDSRIYLMRSGQLRRISVDHSTRTSSAGPRTRGGLIRAFGAGLERPVADQWLTPAHAGDRILVCSDGLSDEVAGEYLEKVLRERSEPQEVVRRLVGKALEEGGRDNVSVIVVDCLETAVAEIDELDDVVSLDEGEEETVSWIHEDTIPDPEGN; via the coding sequence ATGACAGGTCCCCGGATGACGTTGCGGTGTGCCGCGGCGACTCATCCGGGGCTGAGGCGACCCGCCAACGAGGACACTGTCCTGGCCGCACATCCTGTCTTCCTGGTGGCGGACGGAATGGGAGGGCACGCAGGCGGTGAACTCGCTTCCCGCGCAGTGATTTCGGCATTTCGGGAACTCGTGGGTAAGACATGGGTGACGGTCCAGGACATCGCAGCTGCCGTGCAACGGGCTGCTGATCGGGTGGAATGCCTGGGATGTGGGGATGGTGCTCCTGGATCAACACTGGCCGGAGCTGCTTCGGCGCGACGGGCAGGGATCGCCTGCTGGCTCCTGTTCAACATCGGGGATTCCCGCATATATCTCATGCGTTCCGGACAGCTGCGTCGGATCAGCGTGGATCATTCGACGCGGACCAGTTCTGCGGGACCGAGAACCCGTGGGGGCCTGATCCGGGCATTTGGGGCGGGTCTAGAACGCCCCGTCGCTGACCAATGGCTGACGCCCGCGCATGCCGGAGACAGGATTCTGGTGTGTTCTGATGGGCTAAGCGATGAGGTCGCAGGAGAATATCTGGAAAAAGTTCTGCGTGAAAGGAGTGAACCGCAGGAGGTCGTACGGCGTCTCGTGGGGAAGGCTTTGGAGGAGGGCGGACGGGACAACGTCTCAGTGATCGTGGTGGACTGTCTCGAGACGGCGGTTGCCGAGATTGACGAACTGGATGACGTCGTGTCGCTTGACGAGGGGGAGGAGGAAACAGTCTCATGGATTCACGAGGACACCATTCCTGATCCGGAGGGCAACTAA
- a CDS encoding FHA domain-containing protein, with protein sequence MPGQLDGEKATPAGVGCRVTGHLLSMVGVLLPVALMVSGAYLGSDGIAPILSLIGMILGGIVLLGGIAAALLGSTTLGGVFLGYRFVNSHTRQPMGAVTLAKVLTQVVFECVTVSLGTISYCLTYRDGQHWLDRAFNVVAVRNKEGETDPQGATSPATMPVVPVMPQPVEADMMRQYEAPAPKMTSESAFAPPAYGGSVSRCATSKQPIRMPQPIVAGAVGAEGGQSSGFAAQQLSGFSTSEESGVEIQSTGVPAYPPTADPVPPGPENSSQDCISAVSGSSPAPRGDSNWPVSAPTHGMPADVSSDQSTPSVDPVPTRAAEPVHPTSPFAPQPFPSPSPFPPPSPVSPSRASVFQPSVGSWAATSASPVFPPVLPARATTASPVDPPTAEPTPAARAAKTPSLVQDKTIADDEPEVIPEVVLDDGLRIKVDGPLVLGRNPLAPDDYPDARSVRVTDETMRLSKTHMVLRPVEGKVQVIDVGATNGVYIEADRERTRIPTHAPWPLSAGDMVHFGGRTLRLVS encoded by the coding sequence ATGCCTGGACAGCTCGACGGCGAGAAGGCCACACCTGCCGGCGTCGGCTGCAGGGTGACCGGGCACCTGCTGTCGATGGTCGGGGTGCTGCTCCCAGTCGCGCTCATGGTGAGTGGGGCTTACCTCGGCTCCGATGGGATTGCCCCGATCTTGAGTCTGATCGGGATGATTCTGGGAGGAATTGTTCTTCTCGGTGGAATCGCGGCGGCTCTTCTTGGGTCCACGACGCTCGGAGGTGTGTTCCTTGGATACCGTTTCGTCAATAGTCACACCCGCCAGCCGATGGGCGCGGTGACGTTGGCGAAGGTTCTGACCCAGGTGGTCTTCGAGTGCGTCACCGTATCGCTGGGAACGATCTCCTACTGTCTCACCTACAGGGATGGCCAGCACTGGTTGGATCGAGCTTTCAATGTGGTAGCGGTCAGAAACAAGGAGGGCGAAACAGACCCCCAGGGGGCCACCAGCCCGGCAACGATGCCGGTGGTGCCCGTGATGCCGCAGCCTGTGGAAGCAGATATGATGCGGCAGTACGAGGCACCAGCCCCAAAGATGACATCCGAGTCCGCTTTCGCGCCTCCCGCCTATGGCGGTTCTGTATCTCGCTGCGCGACTTCCAAGCAACCGATAAGGATGCCGCAGCCCATCGTGGCCGGTGCGGTCGGCGCCGAAGGCGGACAGTCCTCCGGTTTTGCTGCTCAGCAGCTCTCAGGTTTCTCCACTTCGGAGGAGTCCGGAGTCGAGATTCAATCCACCGGAGTTCCCGCTTACCCACCAACCGCAGACCCGGTTCCCCCGGGCCCCGAGAACTCTTCCCAGGACTGCATTTCAGCGGTTTCAGGGTCGTCTCCAGCTCCCCGTGGTGACAGCAACTGGCCGGTATCTGCTCCTACGCACGGGATGCCTGCCGACGTCTCATCCGATCAGTCGACTCCAAGCGTCGATCCTGTTCCGACACGGGCTGCGGAGCCAGTTCATCCCACGAGCCCATTCGCCCCGCAACCTTTCCCGTCACCGTCTCCGTTCCCTCCACCATCGCCGGTCAGCCCGTCACGGGCATCGGTGTTCCAGCCCTCGGTCGGCTCCTGGGCGGCGACCTCGGCCTCTCCGGTGTTCCCCCCAGTCTTGCCTGCCCGTGCCACCACGGCCAGCCCGGTAGATCCGCCGACAGCGGAACCGACCCCGGCTGCTCGCGCCGCGAAGACACCCTCCCTGGTACAGGACAAGACGATCGCGGATGACGAGCCAGAGGTGATTCCTGAGGTTGTCCTGGACGATGGTCTGCGGATCAAAGTCGACGGTCCTTTGGTGCTGGGACGCAACCCGCTCGCCCCGGATGACTATCCGGATGCCCGGTCAGTTCGGGTCACCGATGAAACAATGAGACTGTCCAAGACCCACATGGTGCTGCGGCCCGTTGAAGGGAAGGTCCAAGTGATAGACGTCGGAGCCACCAACGGCGTCTACATCGAAGCGGACCGGGAACGTACCAGGATCCCCACCCATGCGCCTTGGCCTCTTTCGGCTGGAGACATGGTGCACTTCGGAGGACGCACACTGAGGTTGGTGTCATGA
- a CDS encoding transglutaminase-like domain-containing protein, with the protein MRSENAFSLPRVVGAWLLLLPGAVAFQPVFGGVAGYLPALVGITVGALIPLLAARFRWSAALWFAAILVSYLLLGGPLALPETTINGFVPSLTTIARLMQLTYQGWYDILTVATPAGDLPGPQAAPLLGGILFATVLVGIVRFTRTVVWPMSLTTAWLALGIAFGVRQTSTALWLGAALGAGLLIWATAHRISRTGAANAEFLVRQPRGLSRRAWQGLSAMLVIALAAGTALGVNALTSTGVHRQVLRDYVVPPLSLQEHPSPLTKYRLYELNQKDEVLFQVSGMPAGGRLRLAVMDEWNGVVFNVSQNAGEYLQVGRELPWQPEAATQVSEITAQAYDDVWVPSFGEPAHIEFEGKQSGEQARGLYFNRNTKQALTTARIGDGAMLRVADVVLLPLSDSQREGLRGARGGAAPLAQVDRVPEVLVKNAAEWTQGATGHYEQLSMIEQKLRTEGFYSDGSDNRSRAGHTAERLTYMFNQEQWVGDDEQYAAAMALMATQLGIPTRVVMGFYPASDADTGNGWQVHGTEAHVWVEAFLEGSGWVNFDPTPDRNRLPNSENPQPKPTPKPRVDPPPTPPAHVEDDTVVVDQQEVEFDDPKEQAPDWVQVIMMIAVGAGGILLILSPLIVIAIIKGRRTFMRRRKGETSDQVAGAWDEVVDRARDLGFVVVTNHTRRESADDLQENYPNLPIRTMADQVDESVFGPEDPGTDVCEVVWERSGELRSSLLATKPWYARPAAFFSLRSLRRVKTETERRSWKPQPHDSGGRNEGSSREPKK; encoded by the coding sequence ATGAGAAGCGAGAACGCTTTCTCGCTGCCCCGGGTTGTCGGTGCATGGCTGTTGCTGCTGCCGGGGGCGGTGGCCTTCCAACCAGTTTTCGGAGGAGTCGCCGGTTACCTGCCGGCACTGGTAGGGATCACAGTCGGTGCCCTCATACCTTTGCTGGCAGCCAGGTTTCGCTGGAGTGCGGCGCTGTGGTTCGCTGCGATCCTCGTTTCCTATTTGCTCCTGGGAGGGCCACTTGCACTCCCTGAAACGACGATCAACGGTTTCGTGCCAAGCCTCACCACCATCGCCCGGCTGATGCAGCTCACCTACCAGGGCTGGTACGACATCCTGACGGTAGCCACGCCGGCCGGGGACCTCCCAGGTCCTCAGGCAGCCCCGCTGCTGGGGGGGATCCTGTTCGCGACCGTATTGGTCGGGATCGTCAGGTTCACGCGAACTGTGGTGTGGCCGATGTCATTGACGACGGCGTGGCTGGCCCTGGGAATCGCGTTTGGTGTACGGCAGACATCCACAGCCCTGTGGTTGGGGGCAGCACTGGGGGCCGGGTTGCTCATCTGGGCCACGGCCCACCGGATCAGCCGGACGGGGGCGGCGAATGCAGAGTTCCTCGTGCGTCAGCCCCGTGGGCTGTCCCGACGCGCGTGGCAGGGACTCTCCGCGATGTTGGTGATAGCGCTCGCAGCTGGAACGGCGCTCGGAGTGAACGCGTTGACATCCACTGGTGTCCATCGTCAGGTGTTGCGTGACTACGTCGTTCCGCCGCTGAGTCTTCAGGAACACCCGAGCCCGCTCACCAAGTACAGGTTGTATGAGCTCAACCAGAAGGATGAGGTGTTGTTCCAGGTTTCCGGGATGCCGGCGGGAGGAAGGCTCCGGCTCGCTGTGATGGATGAATGGAACGGCGTGGTGTTCAACGTCTCCCAGAATGCCGGGGAATACCTGCAGGTGGGGCGGGAACTGCCGTGGCAGCCGGAGGCCGCCACCCAGGTCTCAGAGATAACCGCACAGGCATATGACGACGTCTGGGTGCCGAGCTTCGGGGAACCGGCCCATATCGAGTTCGAGGGAAAACAATCCGGTGAGCAGGCGCGCGGACTGTATTTCAACCGCAACACCAAGCAGGCGCTTACCACGGCCCGGATTGGTGACGGCGCCATGCTCCGGGTTGCAGACGTGGTCCTTCTCCCACTCAGTGATTCCCAGCGTGAAGGCCTCAGGGGAGCTCGTGGTGGTGCGGCGCCCCTGGCGCAGGTGGACCGGGTGCCCGAGGTGCTCGTCAAGAATGCTGCGGAGTGGACTCAGGGAGCCACTGGTCACTACGAGCAGCTGTCGATGATTGAGCAGAAGCTTCGGACGGAGGGCTTCTACTCAGATGGCTCCGACAACCGCTCCAGGGCTGGGCATACCGCTGAACGGTTGACGTACATGTTTAATCAGGAGCAGTGGGTTGGTGACGACGAGCAGTACGCCGCAGCCATGGCTTTGATGGCCACCCAGCTCGGAATCCCGACCCGGGTGGTGATGGGGTTCTACCCTGCTAGCGATGCCGATACCGGAAATGGTTGGCAGGTACACGGAACTGAGGCACATGTGTGGGTCGAGGCTTTCCTGGAAGGTTCCGGTTGGGTGAACTTCGATCCCACTCCGGACCGGAATCGACTGCCGAACTCCGAGAATCCCCAGCCCAAGCCCACACCGAAACCCCGCGTCGATCCACCGCCGACTCCCCCTGCGCATGTCGAGGACGACACTGTCGTCGTCGATCAACAGGAGGTGGAGTTCGATGACCCGAAGGAGCAGGCCCCGGACTGGGTGCAGGTCATCATGATGATTGCCGTTGGGGCTGGGGGGATCCTGCTCATCTTGTCCCCACTGATCGTTATCGCCATTATCAAGGGACGACGGACATTCATGAGGCGTAGGAAGGGAGAGACGTCCGATCAGGTGGCCGGCGCTTGGGACGAGGTGGTGGATCGCGCAAGAGATCTGGGCTTCGTCGTGGTCACGAACCACACACGCCGGGAATCCGCCGACGATCTTCAGGAGAATTACCCGAACCTGCCGATCAGAACCATGGCGGATCAGGTGGACGAGTCTGTCTTCGGGCCGGAGGACCCAGGAACGGATGTGTGCGAAGTGGTGTGGGAGCGAAGCGGAGAGCTCCGGAGTTCACTTCTAGCCACGAAGCCTTGGTACGCTCGGCCCGCTGCTTTTTTCTCTCTGAGGTCGCTTCGGCGGGTGAAGACGGAAACAGAGCGGCGTTCCTGGAAACCGCAGCCCCATGACAGCGGTGGGAGGAACGAAGGTTCCAGCCGGGAACCAAAGAAATGA
- a CDS encoding DUF58 domain-containing protein, translating to MPAPAITEAASAKPGLSRFLRRIPRVRLAASVTALGWSLLAGIVVTGIPGWWLGWMEFRALCVMCVVVMFVAVLSVLGKREHEVLFELQRPRVQVGDEARGNVRVRSAPGRSSGSATLEFPVNGEVASFRVPPLGPGQVHEEPFSIPARRRGVISLGPVRSAMTDPLAVVSRKKTLSDVSELFIHPRVLSLEAGAIGFLRDIEGIATQNLSSSDVSFHALRDYVPGDDRRSVHWRTTARTGKLMVRQFEETMRAHLLILLSTLADDYASTEDFELAVSVAGSLGVSALREERQVTVCTSTGEVPFPNAMGLLDRLSGVELGEKGYELRELVVKHGSMPGISVAAFVTGNPSPAALRSAQLALPLGVFPFAVRCLDGEGLVRRKVGDLVVMDIAQLDELRPAVGSLV from the coding sequence GTGCCAGCCCCTGCCATCACAGAAGCCGCATCCGCGAAACCCGGTCTGAGCCGGTTTCTGCGGCGCATCCCTCGTGTCCGTCTTGCCGCATCTGTTACTGCGTTGGGGTGGTCCCTGCTCGCTGGGATCGTGGTGACCGGGATCCCGGGCTGGTGGCTCGGGTGGATGGAGTTCAGGGCCCTGTGTGTGATGTGCGTCGTGGTGATGTTCGTCGCGGTTCTGTCAGTGTTGGGTAAACGGGAGCACGAGGTGTTATTCGAGCTTCAGCGCCCTAGGGTGCAGGTGGGGGACGAGGCCAGGGGAAATGTGCGAGTCCGTTCGGCGCCGGGCAGGTCATCCGGCTCGGCCACCCTCGAGTTTCCGGTGAACGGGGAAGTTGCGTCTTTTCGGGTTCCGCCGCTCGGCCCTGGCCAGGTGCATGAGGAACCTTTCTCGATTCCGGCGAGACGCCGCGGGGTGATCTCACTGGGGCCGGTGCGATCCGCCATGACGGATCCGCTTGCGGTGGTGAGCCGCAAGAAAACCTTGTCGGATGTGAGTGAGTTGTTCATTCATCCACGCGTGCTGTCGCTGGAGGCGGGGGCGATTGGTTTTCTGCGGGACATTGAGGGGATCGCGACTCAGAACCTCTCGTCCTCTGATGTGTCCTTCCATGCGCTGCGGGACTACGTCCCAGGCGATGACCGTCGTTCCGTTCACTGGCGCACGACGGCCCGAACGGGAAAGCTGATGGTCCGGCAGTTCGAAGAAACCATGCGGGCTCACCTGCTCATCTTGTTGTCCACTCTCGCCGATGACTACGCATCCACGGAGGACTTCGAGCTGGCAGTTTCTGTAGCGGGGTCTCTGGGGGTCTCGGCCCTGAGGGAGGAGAGACAGGTTACCGTCTGCACATCGACGGGGGAGGTTCCTTTCCCGAATGCGATGGGACTGTTGGATCGGCTTTCCGGGGTGGAGCTGGGGGAGAAGGGCTACGAGCTGCGCGAGCTGGTGGTCAAGCACGGTTCCATGCCAGGAATATCGGTGGCCGCGTTCGTCACCGGAAACCCCAGTCCGGCAGCGCTGCGATCGGCGCAGCTCGCTCTGCCCTTGGGGGTATTCCCGTTCGCCGTCAGATGTTTGGATGGTGAGGGTCTGGTCAGACGCAAGGTCGGGGACCTGGTGGTCATGGACATCGCACAGCTGGACGAACTGCGGCCAGCGGTCGGGAGCCTGGTATGA
- a CDS encoding MoxR family ATPase encodes MTMNPEQAAFFADTFARLTDNVGHALLGKAPVIRLALTCMLAEGHLLLEDAPGTGKTALARAIAASVHGSHNRIQFTPDLLPSDITGITMYDQATSRWTFHHGPIFSSIVLADEINRASPKTQSALLEVMEEAQVTVDGQRYPTERPFMVIATQNPVEQAGTYRLPEAQLDRFLMKTSVGYPDTEAAIHVLAESSQPDRSRRLNPVIAQQAVAEMIESVKDNYVDNSVLHYAQRLVEATREDEDTSMGVSTRGAIAMVRAARVWAAAHGRNYVLPDDVKELAAPVWTHRLIMSPEAEFSGVRPTDVIARVLASVEAPTNRMNV; translated from the coding sequence ATGACCATGAATCCGGAACAGGCCGCATTCTTTGCTGACACTTTCGCGCGGCTGACCGACAACGTAGGGCATGCGCTGCTCGGCAAGGCTCCGGTGATCCGCCTTGCGTTGACCTGCATGCTTGCAGAGGGACATCTGCTCCTCGAGGATGCGCCGGGCACTGGTAAAACTGCTCTGGCAAGGGCGATCGCAGCGTCGGTTCATGGCAGTCACAACCGGATCCAGTTCACCCCGGATCTTCTGCCTTCCGACATTACGGGTATCACCATGTACGACCAGGCAACCTCGCGGTGGACCTTCCACCATGGTCCCATCTTCAGTTCCATCGTGCTGGCCGACGAAATCAACCGTGCTTCTCCGAAAACTCAGTCGGCGCTGCTCGAGGTGATGGAGGAAGCACAGGTAACAGTGGATGGGCAACGCTATCCGACGGAGCGTCCATTCATGGTTATCGCAACCCAGAATCCCGTCGAGCAGGCTGGCACTTACCGGTTGCCCGAGGCGCAGCTCGACCGGTTCCTGATGAAGACGTCGGTAGGGTATCCCGATACGGAGGCGGCGATCCATGTGCTTGCCGAGTCCTCCCAGCCCGATCGTTCCAGGCGGCTCAACCCCGTGATCGCCCAGCAAGCGGTGGCGGAAATGATCGAATCGGTCAAGGACAACTACGTGGACAACTCGGTGCTGCACTATGCCCAGCGACTGGTGGAGGCCACCCGGGAGGACGAGGACACCTCGATGGGGGTCTCGACCCGTGGAGCGATCGCCATGGTCCGGGCGGCCCGGGTGTGGGCGGCGGCCCACGGGCGAAACTACGTCCTGCCCGATGACGTCAAGGAACTGGCGGCGCCGGTGTGGACGCATCGGTTGATCATGTCGCCCGAGGCGGAATTCTCCGGTGTGAGGCCGACCGATGTGATTGCCCGGGTGCTCGCATCCGTGGAAGCTCCCACGAACCGGATGAACGTCTGA